GACCACGGACAGCTGAGACCCACAGGTGGAAAATGCCTTATACTTTCCCCCAGCAGAGGACATGATCATTAAAGACGAGACAATCTGAGAGTAAGAGAAGAGGATCCCTAATAGGGGAAACACAGCTAGCAGGATAATCAACATATACAAGAAGATGTTAATGATGAGGGTATCAGAACAGGCCGATTTGATAATCTGAGCCAGTTCACAGAAGAAGTGTGGAATTTCAGTGCCTATGCAGAATTTCAGCTGTCTGATCAATAGAATGTGAAGCAGAGAGGCCCAGAAAATGATGACCCAAGACATCAGAACCAAGAATCCACAGAGCTGGGGGTTCATGATGACTGTATAGTGCAgggggtgacagatggccacgAACCGGTCATAAGCCATCAAGGACAGGAGAAAATTGTCCAGTCCAGCAAAAATCATGAAGAAATACACCTGCGTGAGGCATCCTATGTAGGAGATGACTTTGCTCTGTGTCTGgatgttcaccagcatctttgggaCCGTGGTAGTGATGAAACAGATGTCAACaaaggacaggttggagaggaagaagtacatgggggtgtggaggtggtgGTCAAAGCTGACGGCCAGTATGATGAACAGGTTCCCACGCACAGTGAccaggtacatggacaggaagaGCCCATAGAAGAGGGGCTGATGTTCAGAATCCTCTGAGAGGCCCAGCAGGAAGAATTCagaaatttttgtttggttttctgcttCCATGTAGTTAGTGCGTAGGCTGGAGGAAGTAAAAGCAACATTCAATGAACAGCCAACTACCATCTCAGCTAGTCATCACCTTTACGATACCACCTGTATTTTGTTATTGAGTCCCTCCAAAGACAAGGACTCTCGCAGTCAAAGGTAGCGCTTTTCCTTTTCAAATGTGTATACTTATTTAGATATTTTAGCAAAAATCTCTTTTTACCTTCTACTCACTGGTTCTAATTTTCCTACTTGAATCTATACACATAAACCAATATGACCATTCAAAGCTAATTGAAAACATGTTATGTGAACTCACAAGTATGTATTTTTCCATTACAATCTCCATACCTCCTTCATTCTCGTAGCTCTGTGTTAGAGTATAAAAGTCACCTGAGTTGAAAATCCATATCTTAAATGTGACCTGTCACATCCTACTGATTTGACAGTTAACTCTTGGTGCCTTATTTTTTcgtttttaaaaatctagttaaTACTACTACCTTCTTTATGAGGTTTAGAAATAAATGTCTTTGTGAACAGGAGGTTCTCAATTAgtaatactgaaagaaaaaaaattgcggtcaagtcaattccaacacaagGCAGACTtacatgatagagtagaacttccccgtacgGTTTCCAGGTCTTTTATCTTTATCAAACAGGACTGACACATCTCTCTCCggcagagcagctggttggtttcaAATGTCTAACTTTCAAGTTAtagcttagcacttaaccactgcactaacaGGCCTTCCAATTAATaatagcaattattattattaatctctTCCTTCTGTAACAATTATTTTAGACATATAATTCTCCCACACTACAGTATAAAGCTGTGATTTCAAAAATGAGTGTATGAATCATACTCCCTGGAATAGAACTTTGGCTCTACCAACATACTACGTATGTGACCATGAGAAAGTTACTTATCACTCTTAGCTGTAGATAACTCACTTCTCCAAGGAGAGTAGTAAGTATTCCCTATATAATGAGATTGATGagtgaattaaatgagatgaagcATGTCATTTTTCTAGTATGGTGCCTGTGATAGAGTAGACACTTGATAattgtgattttctgtttttattgtcaCAATCAATCTGTCTTGCATATCGATCATTTATCAACATCCCCTTTAAACTAAGGCAGCCATCAAGGGTGGAATTGTGATCATTATAAACACAAGTAAGTTACCTCTTTTGGCCTCCATGCAGCAATTCCAATTAGGGAAGATCACTATGGCTCCCTATCGCAGAAACCACCTGCCAGATGGATTCTTCCAAGAACAGGAAAGGCCATGTGGACTCTGTAAATAAAGGGAGGAAACAAAAGCACACAACCATTAAAATCAAATACAAAGCATGTGTGTGCTCATGTGTACATGCTCTTGAAAGAGGATGTGTTGTACTAACATCAGTGGAGTTTATTACAAGGTATATAATGGATAGATTAGattaaaatattaaacacttCTATAGAGCAAATtaaaccaaagaaaattaaaagtcagacttaagatttgaaaataaatgttaacattttccaaaaaaggaaaatagtatTATTCATGCATAAAGAAgggaaattaattaaaaagagaaaaaaatcactgagGACAGATAATTTAGTCTGTGCAAATGAGTATGAAAGGCTTCTCTGAAACAGGACTTTTCACTGACAGAAGAAGAGTAGATAATTGTAAGTCAGAGAAAGTAAGGAAGGGACAAGCACTATAGTTTGAGAAAACAGAAGGCTTAATTCCCTGTGGGGCAGTGAGCTTGGTAATGGAAGAGATTAAAGAGGTCAGTGAGATAGAGAGCAGAGGATGAAGTGTAGACAGGACAGAGCTTGTGAGGCCCACAAATAGAGCATCCAGTACTCTTCCTGGATGTGCCTCTTTCatgggtaattttatgtttacgcCTGTGGCAGAGGTTGTAACTTTGTTTGCCCACCATTGCCTTAACTCAATATGGTATGGCAGTTTGAATACCACAGCCAACAGGAAAATCTACattaaaacactaaaatatttcTACTAAATTCATGAATAAGGCAAGGCAATCTAATCCCACTTTAGTCATTCTCCTTTATCATTTAAGATGAGAAAAGGAAATGGGTCTGAGTACTAAACCTCGAAAATAATTatactatttgtagatgatattgaAGACACTAAGGAGAAATAGCATAcaaatagaactttttttttttttttttttttttgcctgaaacCAATTTATTTTTACTCTTAAAATCAGAATGCATTAcccaacatttattgaacaggGGAAACAGACATAGTTATTAAAAACCTACAATGTACTATACATATTATATAAGTTACACAAAAATAATTTTGCTTTGTAGGTACAGTAGATTACATTAATGACTCAATTCTTGATCTATCTTATATCCATGTTCTTTACCATGTAGCTTTTCACTTCAAAGAAGTGTAGTGTACTTTCCTTTCTCTCGATTCTGAGTTCAGCAATGTTACTTTCTTTGGTCAATGGGATTGCCAGCAGACATGATACAAACAGAGGCATGAAAAAGCATTTATGTAATCGGACCTGTGTTATTGCAGTTTTGTCATCTCCATGAGAATGACATACTGGTGTGAGCTCATAGGCTCCTGGTGGGGAGTATCATGTGGAGCAAAGCTGCCCCAG
This DNA window, taken from Elephas maximus indicus isolate mEleMax1 chromosome 3, mEleMax1 primary haplotype, whole genome shotgun sequence, encodes the following:
- the LOC126074068 gene encoding olfactory receptor 7D4-like, which produces MEAENQTKISEFFLLGLSEDSEHQPLFYGLFLSMYLVTVRGNLFIILAVSFDHHLHTPMYFFLSNLSFVDICFITTTVPKMLVNIQTQSKVISYIGCLTQVYFFMIFAGLDNFLLSLMAYDRFVAICHPLHYTVIMNPQLCGFLVLMSWVIIFWASLLHILLIRQLKFCIGTEIPHFFCELAQIIKSACSDTLIINIFLYMLIILLAVFPLLGILFSYSQIVSSLMIMSSAGGKYKAFSTCGSQLSVVSLFYGTGLGVFLSSTVIHSSQRVSIASVMYTVVTPMLNPFIYSLRNKDMKAALGRMLCRAAS